The Sinomicrobium kalidii region GATTATTTGCTGGATCGTAACGATCCCAGGCTGCCGGTATGGGTCCGTGAAGTAGCCGATCCGAAGGCGGGGACGGTAGATAACAACGCCTATGTAGGGTTGCCCATAGCCCTGCACGGGGCCACCAATTATAACGGTACCACAAACCACACGGATTACGAATCCAGCAATTATTCCGAATTCGGAACCATTTTTCACGAGGACAGTAATCCCCTGTTCAATGCCGTGATCTTCCAGGCCTCCGAAATGTACTTTATTCTTGCCGAACTGTTACAGGAACACGGGATAACTTATCCCGGGGAAACCGCCGAAAGCCTTTACCTGAAGGGAATAAAGACCTCCATGGAACAATATGCCGTAGCTGACCAGGCCGAAGTCCAAAACTATTACGATCAGGAACTCGTGGCCTACAACGGCAGCCTGGAACAGATCATAGCACAAAAATGGGTAAGCCTGTTGTTTGTAGCCGGGTCAGAAACCTGGTTCGATCACCGTAGAACAGGGTTTCCCGTTTTTCCCTTCGGCCCCTTGTCCATACGGGAAGAGATCCCCTACCGGATGCCCTACCCCTCGGAAGAAGCCAGTTATAATGCAGAAAATTATGAAAAGGCCATCAATGACCAGGGGTGGTCTGCCGATGACAATTACGAAAAAATATGGTTACTCCGATAATCTTTATAAAAAAACGTGAATAATGGATAAGCTCTTTGGAGTGAAGGTGCTTTAAACTGTAACCTTATTTGAATTTTTCTGCAGCGTTCCTCCCTTCAGACGAAGGGAGGTGGCCAGACTTTAGTCTGGTCGGAGGGTTTGAAAGCCCAAGCCATGGGAAAAATATAAAAATTCAGCGTTATACCTAAGGTTTGGGCCTGGTCAAACTCCCCGTCCCGCGAGCGGGACACCCCTCTTCTCCCGATAGTTATACGGGATGAAGATGGGAGCCTTTTTCTTATCCATTATTCACGTTAAAAAACAAAAAAAACTACGATATGAAATTATATTATCCCGTCCTGTTCGCCATGGCAATACTGATAGGCGGATGTCAGGACCAAAAAAACAACAAGGCGTCTGCACATCGTGAGGACGAACATCACGGGCACACACACTATCATGCCCAGGACAGTGTCTTGAACCATAAACTGATATTTCCGGCTAAAGTACCGGACCGTATCATTGCCAATCTGACGGTACACCCCGAATCCAGTATTGCCGTAAACTGGCGGACCAACCGGCAGATAGACAGCGGCTTCGTACAAATTGCCGTAGCCACCGACGGGCCCGAGTTCCGGCTGGAAGGCGTAAGAACGGTGAAAGCAAAGACAGAAGCCGTAGAAAACCGGAACAAAAAACGCGATGAACCTCTGGTCAAAGCCCATTATCACTCGGCTTTTATCGATCAGTTGCAACCTGCTACCACCTACGTCTACCGGGTAGGAGACGGCGGTGAGGACGACAGGTTATGGAGCGAGTGGTTCCAGGTGACTACGGCCTCGGACCGTGCCGAAGACGATTTCAGTTTTATTTATTTCGGAGACGCCCAGAACGAGGTCAAATCGATGTGGAGCCGGGTGGTACGGAGCTCCTACTCCATGTTCCCGAAGGTAGATTTTATGCTTCATGCCGGTGACCTCGTCAACAGTCACGACAGCAACCTGGAATGGGGAGAATGGTTTTACGCCGGGAGTTTTATCCACGCTACCATTCCCAGTATCATGACCCCGGGAAATCACGAATACCGGGATGAGGTCCTGACACCGCTCTGGAGACCGCAGTTCACCCTGCCTCAAAACGGGCCTCTCGATGCAGTAAAGGAAAGTTGTTATTTTGTGGATTACCAGAATCTGCGGGTGATCTCCATAGATGCCGTTTCTTTTGAAGACAAGGAGCAGTCGAGAAAAGCCCAGGCACAATGGCTGGATTCCGTTTTGACAGTCAACCCTGGAAAATGGTCTGCCGTTTTCCTGCATTTCCCCGTTCTGTCCGTGGCAAAAAGGCGGGATGATGATAACAGTGCCCTGAAAAAAGCCTTGAAAAAAGTTATCGATAAACACCGGGTAGACCTGGTATTGCAGGGACATGACCACACCTATGCCCGGGGCGAAGTTAAAAACCTGGCTACGGGTGTAACGGGAGCCGACGAGACGGGGACCATTTACGCCGTGTCCGTAAGCGGACCCAAGATGTACGAATCCGCAAAAAAGGACTGGATGGAAAGACGCGGGGAATACACCCAGTTGTTCCAGATCATCAACATTAAGGGAGACACCCTCCGGTACCAGTCCTTTACTCCCACAGGACATATTTACGATGCCTTTGACCTGGTTAAAAAGAACGGGAAGAAACGGCTGTTCAACAAGATTCCGGAAGGAAAGCCCCGGTTGAAGAAGGATTTTGTCCGGGAATGATCCGCTTTGGCGATAAGCTATACAATAAGGTCCGCTGGGATACGTTTTCCGGCGGACCTTGTATTGTAAGGCTTGTTTTTAGTATTTTTTTGTCCCGGACAATTCCGGCTTCAGTATTCCCGGGTAAGCCATCCCCCCGGAACGGGGAAAATCGATACCGAGCAGAAGAGCCGCTATTGAGGGGATATCTTCCAGCTGCATGAACGGGATGTTCATCTCCTTCTCAAAGCCAGCCCCGAACCCGATAAAACCGGTATATATATCGTGAAAGTCGGGGTAATAGCCGTGCTTCCCTCCCCTTTTTTCCTTTAAAAGGGGACCTTCCGTGTCATTATCAAAACAGAATCCCCTGCGGGCCGAAATGGCCAGTTGAACATCGGGATGGCCCTGCATTTCCCGGATCTGTTTTTCTTCAATCACTTTAAACGTGCTCCTTTGCGTAAGCGGTAAACCTTCAAGCATCTTTCTCACCTTTCCCACGGTGGTTTTATCATTCCCGTTTTTCAGGTGCAGAAAGGCCGATCCCCCGGTGGAAAAGAAAAAGGCCTTGTCATCCAAACCGTTTTCCTTCAGCCACAGGTTGGGAGAGATACTCGTATGCGTGGTCACAAAACCGTGATCCCCCGTAATGATAATGGCCGTATGTTCCAGTATCCCGGCTTTTTCCAGGGCATTGTATATTTCACCGACACTGTGATCTGCCCCGGCAACGGCCCTTTTTACCAGGTCTCCCCGTCTTCCTTCCCTGTGCTGGGCTCCATCCGTGTTGGGCAGGTGAACCGTGAGAAGGTTCGGTTTGTATTTTTCTATGATGTAACCGGCAATCCGCCCGAGGTTTACATCCATCCGCAGGGATGACAAATTGTATTCATCGATGTCCAGTTTTCCCGTGGCTTCAGCTACCGCTTCTTCAAACAGGCCCCGGGGATTGGCATATTTTGCCGTTGCCCCTCTCCTGTCCATCGGGTTTTCAAAAGACCAGATCTCGGGGATGTTATAATCGATATGGGGATTATTTACCGTTACCGGCCAGGAAACAGAAGCCGTGGTCTTCCCGGCTTCTTTGGCGGCCTGCCATATGGTTTTGGCCCTGATCTTTTTATGATCGTAGATCCAGCCGTCGGGTTTACCGTCCTTTCCCACTTCAGTATTGTAATAGATGCCGTGTTCTGCAGGTAATACGCCTGTGGACAGGGTGGTATGCGAAGGATAGGTCACCGAAGGGAAAATGGTCCTGACTTCATCGGCATAAACTCCTTTTTCCGCCATTATTTTCAGGTTGGCCGCCGGCCAGTAATCCTCTTTATAAAATTCCGGGCGGAAACCGTCAATACTTATCAATACCACGTGTTTTACTTCCTGGGCGCTCCCTGTTGTAAGGCTGCAGATAGCCAGGAAAAGCAATAATATCCTGATCATGTGTTTCATTGTTTTTCGAGTTTAAAAGAACGGAACTATTTCCGCTGCGTTTTTGTTCGCTACAATTATTTTATTCATGTCCACATCAATCGTAATACGGCCGTCCGCCTCCACCCGGAAATCGTCCAGCTGCCCTTCCCCGGGAATAAAGGAAGGGATCCGGGCCACCGTATATGCATCAGGAACATTGGGATTGTTGTCCTGTTCGATCTGGGAAACGGGATATTTGATCCCGAGGTCCGTGAGCCTCCTGCCTTCCCCGATAAATATCTCCTGGCGCAGCTGGTACACCAGGTACAGGAGTTCATCAACCGTAGCGGCATTTTCAATATCGTCAGTGGTAACACTGGTTCCGGAAACCGTATGGATATCTATATTCCCGGCCTGGCGGTCCAGAACGTATCCTTCTCTATACGGGCTTTCACTGTCAAACCTTACCGCTACTCCCGTTAAGGGGTAGTCGTCCCTGTTTCCCCCGTTCCTTGTTTCCCCGCTGTCGTCGACCGATACTACGGGACGTTCGCCCACCAGTGTAAGCAGGGACTGCAGGGTTCCCCGGGCTTCGGTGATGTTCTGTTGTGCGAGATAGGCTTCCGCCAGGATCAGGTAAGCCTCTTCGGCCTTTGCCAGGGCTACGGGTTTCTGATCGGTCTCCGGGGTCCCCTCCGAATAGTATTTCGGATCGAGGAAGTCCAGTCTCGGCAGCGGGGCCAGGCGATTGGGCGAAGCGTCAAAAACAGCGTTCTGCATCTCGTTCCCCAGGTCGTTCTCCCCGTCGAACTGCGCCTGGTATAACAGGGAGGGGCTGGATAAGGCCGCCCTGGCGGCCTCAATGGCATTGGCCGCCTCTCCCGTATTGTAATATACCCTCGCCTTTAAAAGCCGGTAGACCGCTATCCGTTCGGGATCGGTCTCCAGGTTGATGGCATCATCCAGGTTTGATAAGGCACGCTCAAAGATCTGTTCGGGGGGAAGTACTGTCCCGAGGTTGGTTTCCGGTAATCCTGTAAACAGCTCTCCTCCGAGGATATTGGCATACCCGAGGCAAAAATGCATAAAAGCCTCATCTTTGGCCGTTACCGAGGCGTCGGCGATAACAACCGTACTGATCCCGTAAACGGCCATTTCGCGCAATGCCTGGACATCGACCTGAAGGCTGTTGACATCCACATCGAAATAATCGATCTGCGGAATATCAAAGACCTTGCTGTATTGCGAATAATTGTTGAAGTAATTATCGGAAGTAATGGCCACATTTACATTTACCGTATTGGCCGTAACCGCCAGTTGACGTTTTAGTCCCGCAACCCAGCTTCTTACGGAATTGGGGTTTTCGAGATAAATATCTTCAGTGACATTGGGATTTTCCACGCAGGATACCACACAGGTCAGAAGAAGTAACAGGTATATGCTTTTCTTGTTCATGATCGCTTTTTAAAAGTTAATTTTTACTGAGGCCAGAAATTGTCTCGGGGCCGAATAGGTTGCATATGAGATACCCCCGGTGCTCGCTCCGCCCTGTCCCTGGGCCGCACCGCTTATGGTGGCTTCCGGGTCGAATGTGGAGGAGGTAAAGTTCAACGGATTGATAGCTGTAAGCCCGAAGACCATATAATCATAGAACCCGTTTGCCCCGGGTCTTAAGGTATAGGTCAGTCCAATAGTACGGATCTTCAGGAAATCTGTCTTTTCCACAAAACGATTGGTAAAATTGAGCCAGTTGCTCCTTCCGTTGGCTTCGATCTCCCCCGCGGGAACAAAGTCCTCCGAAGCCCCGTAATAAAACCGGAACTGTGCATCCCAGTTATTGGCATAGGCCCCAGTCTGGTAGGAAGCATTGCTGAACAGGCTGAAGTTCTTATAGGAAAAATTCAGTCCCAGGTTACCGAAAACATCGGGGATGGTAGAACCGAGGTACGATTGGGGCGTGGTTTCTTCCAATACCCCGTTTTCGTCAAATACGCCGTAATTTCCACGTAAAAAACCCACCGGGTGGCCTTCCTGTACCACGGTTTGCAGCGTCCTGGGGCTGAACCCGTTGATATTAAAGGCAGGAGCGCCCCCCGCATCGAGCACTTCATTGTGCAATGTGTTTACGGAGGCATTAAAGCTCAGCCTGATATCATCGGTTGCAATGGGGATCACGCTGGCACTAAACTCAAAACCGTAATTTTCAATTTCCCCTATATTGTACAACTGGCTTACGGAATACCCTCCCGAAGGTGCCGGGGGTACATAAAACAAGGCATCTTTGGTCAATGCCCTGTAATAGCCTGCCGAAAGGTTCAGCCTGTTGTCCCAGAGCGTTACATCGATCCCGCCCTCTACGGTTGTGGTCTTTTCCGGTTTCAGGTTGTCATTCCCCGGTTGTCCGAAGAATGCGGCCTGGTCGCCCAGGTAGCCTTCAAAAACGATCGTTTTCTCATGGGCATAAGCGGGCGGCAGGTTCCCCGCCACTCCGTAACTACCCCTTAAACGCAGGATGTTGAGCAGCCCCGACTTGAACCAGGGCTCGGAAGACATCATGTACGACAGTCCCGCTTTCGGGTAGTACTGTGTCCCGATATTATCCCCGAACGCCGGGTTGCGGTCCCCGCGGATACCGAGGTCCAGGAATAGTTTGTCGGCATACCCTATATTTTCCTGCAGGTAGATCCCGTAGTTCAGCACTTCGCTCAGGTATTCGTCACTGTCCTTCACTGCGGCGTCGCTGATGGTCTGGGCACCGTCCCTGATATTGCTCCCGGTGAACAGTATCTGGCGGTCCCTGGTCCTGAAAAACTGTCCGCCGAGCGTGGAAA contains the following coding sequences:
- a CDS encoding tetratricopeptide repeat protein, which translates into the protein MNKKSIYLLLLLTCVVSCVENPNVTEDIYLENPNSVRSWVAGLKRQLAVTANTVNVNVAITSDNYFNNYSQYSKVFDIPQIDYFDVDVNSLQVDVQALREMAVYGISTVVIADASVTAKDEAFMHFCLGYANILGGELFTGLPETNLGTVLPPEQIFERALSNLDDAINLETDPERIAVYRLLKARVYYNTGEAANAIEAARAALSSPSLLYQAQFDGENDLGNEMQNAVFDASPNRLAPLPRLDFLDPKYYSEGTPETDQKPVALAKAEEAYLILAEAYLAQQNITEARGTLQSLLTLVGERPVVSVDDSGETRNGGNRDDYPLTGVAVRFDSESPYREGYVLDRQAGNIDIHTVSGTSVTTDDIENAATVDELLYLVYQLRQEIFIGEGRRLTDLGIKYPVSQIEQDNNPNVPDAYTVARIPSFIPGEGQLDDFRVEADGRITIDVDMNKIIVANKNAAEIVPFF
- a CDS encoding alkaline phosphatase family protein, yielding MKHMIRILLLFLAICSLTTGSAQEVKHVVLISIDGFRPEFYKEDYWPAANLKIMAEKGVYADEVRTIFPSVTYPSHTTLSTGVLPAEHGIYYNTEVGKDGKPDGWIYDHKKIRAKTIWQAAKEAGKTTASVSWPVTVNNPHIDYNIPEIWSFENPMDRRGATAKYANPRGLFEEAVAEATGKLDIDEYNLSSLRMDVNLGRIAGYIIEKYKPNLLTVHLPNTDGAQHREGRRGDLVKRAVAGADHSVGEIYNALEKAGILEHTAIIITGDHGFVTTHTSISPNLWLKENGLDDKAFFFSTGGSAFLHLKNGNDKTTVGKVRKMLEGLPLTQRSTFKVIEEKQIREMQGHPDVQLAISARRGFCFDNDTEGPLLKEKRGGKHGYYPDFHDIYTGFIGFGAGFEKEMNIPFMQLEDIPSIAALLLGIDFPRSGGMAYPGILKPELSGTKKY
- a CDS encoding purple acid phosphatase family protein; this translates as MKLYYPVLFAMAILIGGCQDQKNNKASAHREDEHHGHTHYHAQDSVLNHKLIFPAKVPDRIIANLTVHPESSIAVNWRTNRQIDSGFVQIAVATDGPEFRLEGVRTVKAKTEAVENRNKKRDEPLVKAHYHSAFIDQLQPATTYVYRVGDGGEDDRLWSEWFQVTTASDRAEDDFSFIYFGDAQNEVKSMWSRVVRSSYSMFPKVDFMLHAGDLVNSHDSNLEWGEWFYAGSFIHATIPSIMTPGNHEYRDEVLTPLWRPQFTLPQNGPLDAVKESCYFVDYQNLRVISIDAVSFEDKEQSRKAQAQWLDSVLTVNPGKWSAVFLHFPVLSVAKRRDDDNSALKKALKKVIDKHRVDLVLQGHDHTYARGEVKNLATGVTGADETGTIYAVSVSGPKMYESAKKDWMERRGEYTQLFQIINIKGDTLRYQSFTPTGHIYDAFDLVKKNGKKRLFNKIPEGKPRLKKDFVRE